A region from the Mycobacterium heidelbergense genome encodes:
- a CDS encoding hemophore-related protein, giving the protein MRLSLIKLAAAVGGVAFALTAGAGIASADPLDPVINTTCSYGQVMAALNATDPGAAAQLNGSPIAQSYLRQFLASPPPKRVQMAQQIQAMPQAAPYFNDVLSVAGSCNNY; this is encoded by the coding sequence GTGAGGCTGTCGTTGATCAAATTGGCTGCTGCCGTTGGCGGTGTGGCGTTCGCGTTGACGGCTGGCGCCGGGATCGCGTCCGCAGATCCGCTGGATCCGGTCATCAACACGACGTGCAGCTACGGGCAGGTTATGGCCGCGCTCAACGCGACGGACCCGGGAGCCGCCGCGCAATTGAACGGGTCGCCGATCGCGCAGAGCTACCTGCGCCAGTTCCTCGCCTCGCCGCCGCCGAAGCGCGTGCAGATGGCGCAGCAGATCCAGGCCATGCCGCAGGCCGCGCCGTACTTCAACGACGTCTTGTCGGTGGCCGGGAGCTGCAACAACTACTGA
- the cysQ gene encoding 3'(2'),5'-bisphosphate nucleotidase CysQ yields the protein MKDSTSELATEISPFLYLEEVTATAVEAGKLILRHRRDARVIAEKGDHGKDASPVTAADLESNECIINHLKVLDPDIPIISEETQLADYETRKSWRRFWLVDPLDGTKEFVRGSDEFTVNIAFIEDLEPVLGVIYLPAKKLLYYAQKGRGSWKQAGRRPPVQIFSSIPDLGQGLTVVESRSHPSPALESYLKDLPIKERVAAGSSLKFCLVAEGLADIYPRMNPTMEWDVAAGDCIYRNSSRLGQRSSSLTYNKPSLKNDSFVIGLK from the coding sequence ATGAAAGACAGCACGAGCGAACTAGCGACGGAAATCTCTCCCTTCCTATACCTCGAGGAGGTCACCGCGACGGCGGTCGAAGCCGGGAAACTCATTCTCAGGCATCGACGGGACGCCCGGGTCATTGCGGAAAAAGGCGATCATGGCAAGGACGCATCACCGGTCACGGCCGCCGATCTGGAATCCAACGAGTGCATCATCAACCACCTCAAGGTGCTGGATCCGGACATTCCGATCATTTCGGAGGAGACCCAGTTGGCCGACTACGAAACCAGAAAGTCGTGGCGAAGATTTTGGTTAGTGGATCCATTGGACGGGACCAAGGAATTTGTACGGGGAAGCGATGAGTTTACCGTCAATATCGCTTTCATCGAGGACCTGGAACCGGTGCTGGGCGTCATCTACCTCCCGGCCAAGAAGTTGCTTTATTACGCGCAAAAGGGGCGGGGCAGCTGGAAGCAAGCGGGAAGGAGGCCTCCCGTTCAGATATTTTCCTCAATACCGGACCTTGGCCAAGGCCTGACGGTCGTCGAGAGCAGGTCGCACCCGTCGCCGGCGTTGGAGAGCTATCTGAAGGATCTTCCGATAAAGGAACGGGTCGCCGCGGGTAGCTCGCTCAAATTCTGCCTGGTGGCGGAAGGCCTCGCCGACATCTACCCTCGGATGAATCCGACCATGGAATGGGACGTGGCGGCCGGTGATTGCATCTACCGAAATTCGTCGCGGCTGGGGCAACGAAGCTCGTCGTTGACTTACAACAAGCCTAGTTTAAAAAACGATAGCTTTGTTATAGGCCTTAAGTAA
- a CDS encoding bifunctional FO biosynthesis protein CofGH: MPLTPEPPAPIVLPGPVVPPKADASALRRVLRRARDGVALNIDEAAVAMSARGEHLANLCASAARVRDAGLESAGRRGPDGRLPITYSRKVFVPVTHLCRDTCHYCTFVTVPGKLRADGAGMYLEPDEILDLARRGAELGCKEALFTLGDRPEDRWPEARQWLGERGYDSTLSYVRAMAIRVLEETGLLPHLNPGVMSWSEMSRLKPVAPSMGMMLETTSRRLFDTKGLAHYGSPDKDPAVRLRTLTDAGRLSIPFTTGLLVGIGETLTERADTLHAIRKSHKEFGHVQEVIVQNFRAKEHTAMAAMPDAGIEDYLATVAVARLVLGPGMRIQAPPNLVSREECLALIGAGVDDWGGVSPLTPDHVNPERPWPALDDLAAVTAEAGYELVQRLTAQPKYVQAGAAWIDPRVRGHVVALADPATGLARDVNPVGLPWQEPDDVGSSGRVDLNAAIDTEGRNTAARSDLDSAFGDWESIRGHVHELAARAPERIDVDVLAALRSAERDPAGCTDDEYLALATADGPALEAVAALADSLRRDAVGDDVTFVVNRNINFTNICYTGCRFCAFAQRKGDADAYSLSTDEVADRAWEAHVAGATEVCMQGGIDPELPVTGYAELVRAVKARVPSMHVHAFSPMEIANGVTKSGLSVREWLTGLREAGLDTIPGTAAEILDDEVRWVLTKGKLPTSMWIDIVSTAHEVGLRSSSTMMYGHVDSPRHWVGHLNVLREIQDRTGGFTEFVPLPFVHQNSPLYLAGAARPGPTHRDNRAVHALARIMLHGRISHIQTSWVKLGVERTQVMLRGGANDLGGTLMEETISRMAGSEYGSSKTAAELTAIAEGIGRPARQRTTTYAPLAA; the protein is encoded by the coding sequence GTGCCGCTAACACCGGAGCCGCCGGCGCCCATCGTTCTGCCCGGACCCGTCGTTCCGCCGAAGGCCGACGCGTCGGCGCTGCGGCGGGTCCTGCGGCGGGCCCGCGACGGGGTCGCGCTGAACATCGACGAGGCGGCCGTCGCGATGAGCGCGCGCGGCGAACACCTCGCCAACCTGTGCGCGAGCGCCGCGCGGGTGCGCGACGCGGGCCTGGAGTCGGCCGGGCGGCGCGGGCCGGACGGCCGGCTGCCCATCACCTATTCGCGCAAGGTGTTCGTCCCGGTCACCCATCTGTGCCGCGACACCTGCCACTACTGCACGTTCGTCACGGTCCCGGGCAAGCTGCGCGCCGACGGGGCCGGCATGTATCTGGAGCCCGACGAGATCCTCGACCTGGCCCGCCGCGGGGCCGAACTCGGTTGCAAGGAAGCGCTATTCACCCTCGGCGACCGGCCCGAGGATCGCTGGCCCGAGGCGCGCCAGTGGCTCGGCGAGCGGGGCTACGACTCCACGCTGTCCTACGTGCGGGCGATGGCGATCCGGGTGCTCGAGGAGACCGGGCTGCTGCCGCACCTGAACCCCGGCGTGATGAGTTGGTCGGAGATGTCGCGGCTCAAGCCCGTCGCGCCGTCGATGGGGATGATGCTCGAGACGACGTCGCGGCGGCTGTTCGACACCAAAGGCCTTGCGCACTACGGCAGCCCGGACAAGGATCCGGCCGTCCGGCTGCGCACCCTGACCGACGCGGGCCGCCTGTCCATCCCGTTCACCACCGGGCTGCTGGTCGGCATCGGCGAGACGCTGACCGAACGTGCCGACACCCTGCACGCGATCCGCAAGTCGCACAAGGAGTTCGGGCACGTCCAGGAAGTGATCGTGCAGAACTTCCGGGCCAAGGAACACACCGCGATGGCCGCCATGCCCGACGCCGGGATCGAGGACTACCTGGCGACGGTGGCGGTCGCGCGGCTGGTGCTGGGCCCGGGCATGCGCATCCAGGCCCCGCCGAATCTGGTGTCGCGCGAGGAGTGCCTGGCGCTGATCGGCGCCGGGGTCGACGACTGGGGCGGCGTTTCGCCGCTGACGCCCGACCACGTCAACCCCGAACGGCCCTGGCCCGCATTGGACGACCTGGCCGCCGTCACCGCCGAAGCCGGCTACGAGTTGGTGCAGCGGCTGACCGCGCAGCCCAAATACGTCCAGGCCGGCGCGGCGTGGATCGACCCTCGGGTGCGGGGACACGTTGTCGCGCTGGCCGATCCGGCGACCGGGCTGGCCCGCGACGTCAACCCGGTGGGCCTGCCCTGGCAGGAACCCGACGACGTGGGATCCTCGGGCCGGGTCGACCTCAACGCGGCCATCGACACCGAGGGCCGCAACACCGCGGCCCGCAGCGACCTCGACAGCGCCTTCGGTGATTGGGAATCGATCCGTGGCCACGTGCACGAGCTCGCCGCGCGCGCCCCCGAGCGCATCGACGTCGACGTCCTCGCCGCGCTGCGGTCGGCCGAACGCGATCCCGCCGGCTGCACCGACGACGAGTATCTGGCGCTGGCGACCGCCGACGGCCCCGCGCTGGAAGCGGTTGCCGCGCTGGCGGATTCGCTGCGTCGCGACGCGGTGGGCGACGACGTGACCTTCGTCGTCAACCGCAACATCAACTTCACCAACATCTGCTACACGGGGTGCCGGTTCTGCGCGTTCGCGCAGCGCAAGGGCGACGCCGACGCGTACTCGCTGTCCACCGACGAGGTGGCCGACCGCGCCTGGGAGGCGCACGTCGCCGGTGCCACCGAGGTCTGCATGCAGGGCGGGATCGACCCCGAGCTGCCGGTCACCGGGTACGCCGAGCTGGTGCGCGCCGTCAAGGCCCGGGTGCCGTCGATGCACGTGCATGCGTTCTCCCCGATGGAGATCGCCAACGGGGTGACCAAGAGCGGCTTGAGCGTTCGCGAGTGGCTGACCGGCCTGCGCGAGGCCGGGCTCGACACCATCCCCGGCACCGCCGCCGAGATCCTCGACGACGAGGTGCGCTGGGTCCTCACCAAGGGCAAGCTGCCGACGTCGATGTGGATCGACATCGTGAGCACCGCGCACGAGGTGGGCCTGCGGTCGTCGTCGACGATGATGTACGGCCACGTCGACAGCCCGCGGCACTGGGTCGGCCACCTCAACGTGCTGCGCGAAATCCAGGACCGCACCGGCGGTTTCACCGAGTTCGTGCCGCTACCGTTCGTGCATCAGAATTCGCCGCTGTACCTGGCCGGCGCGGCCCGCCCCGGGCCCACCCATCGCGACAACCGGGCGGTGCACGCCCTGGCGCGAATCATGTTGCACGGCCGCATCTCCCACATCCAGACCAGCTGGGTGAAGCTCGGCGTCGAGCGCACGCAGGTGATGCTGCGCGGCGGAGCCAACGACCTGGGCGGCACGCTGATGGAGGAGACCATCTCGCGGATGGCCGGTTCGGAGTACGGATCGTCGAAGACCGCCGCGGAGCTGACCGCGATCGCCGAGGGCATCGGACGCCCCGCGCGCCAGCGCACCACCACCTACGCCCCGCTGGCGGCCTAA
- a CDS encoding MFS transporter codes for MARSRITDWNPEDLVAWDDGNGAIARRNMVWLVVNVHISFSVWYLWSVMVLFMPQSVYGFSTGDKLLVGATASLVGALVRIPYSMAANWFGGRNWTTFSSLVLLIPTIGAIVLLAHPGLPLWPYLACAALTGLGGGNYSASLAKVDGLYPQRLKGFALGLTGGLANLGSASIQAVGLVVLATAGHEAPYWVCAIYLVLLTIGGVGAALRMDNIVAHRTGISPDNLRSILSVPDTWGISFLYLCASGSFLGFAFAFGQVLQHNFVAGGESYGQASLHASEIAFVGPLLGSAARIVGGKFSDRFGGGRVTLSVFAAAIVAGGLLVGVSVHDDLTRDRGGPVTGFTMAGYIVGFIALFIFTGAGKGAVYKLIPSIFEVRSRTMGLGEADRHHWARVRSAALIGFAGAFGALGGVGINLALRQSYSSTGTETSAFWIFLVCYIAAALLAWARYVRQGPRAPIPRSRPQTAGEAVDTVSASGGRAARETAATDV; via the coding sequence ATGGCGCGTTCGCGCATCACCGACTGGAATCCAGAAGACCTCGTGGCCTGGGACGACGGCAACGGCGCCATCGCCCGTCGCAATATGGTGTGGCTGGTTGTGAACGTGCACATCTCCTTCTCGGTCTGGTACCTCTGGTCGGTGATGGTGCTGTTCATGCCGCAGTCCGTCTACGGCTTCTCGACCGGTGACAAGCTGCTGGTGGGCGCCACGGCGTCGCTGGTGGGGGCGCTGGTGCGCATTCCATATTCGATGGCCGCCAACTGGTTCGGTGGCCGCAATTGGACGACGTTCTCGTCGCTGGTGTTGCTGATCCCCACCATCGGGGCAATCGTGTTGCTTGCCCATCCCGGACTGCCGTTGTGGCCGTATCTGGCGTGCGCCGCGTTGACCGGGTTGGGCGGCGGCAACTACTCGGCGTCGCTGGCCAAGGTCGACGGTTTATACCCGCAGCGGCTCAAGGGTTTTGCGCTGGGCCTCACCGGTGGGCTGGCCAACCTCGGGTCGGCGTCGATCCAGGCGGTCGGGCTGGTGGTGCTGGCGACCGCGGGCCACGAGGCACCATACTGGGTGTGCGCGATCTACCTGGTGCTGCTGACCATCGGCGGCGTCGGTGCGGCACTGCGCATGGACAACATCGTCGCGCATCGCACCGGCATCTCGCCGGACAACTTGCGATCCATTCTCTCGGTGCCCGACACGTGGGGAATCTCGTTTCTCTATCTGTGTGCCTCCGGCTCGTTCCTCGGCTTCGCGTTCGCGTTCGGCCAGGTGCTCCAGCACAACTTCGTGGCCGGCGGCGAAAGCTACGGGCAGGCGTCGTTGCACGCTTCCGAAATCGCCTTCGTCGGACCGCTGCTGGGATCGGCGGCGCGGATAGTCGGCGGTAAGTTCAGCGACCGCTTCGGTGGTGGCCGTGTCACCTTGAGCGTCTTCGCCGCCGCGATCGTGGCTGGGGGATTGCTTGTCGGCGTCAGCGTCCACGACGATCTCACCCGCGACCGCGGTGGCCCCGTGACGGGGTTTACCATGGCCGGCTACATCGTCGGCTTCATTGCGCTGTTCATCTTTACCGGTGCCGGCAAGGGGGCGGTGTATAAGCTGATCCCTTCGATCTTCGAAGTGCGCAGCCGGACAATGGGTCTCGGCGAGGCCGACCGCCATCACTGGGCCCGCGTCAGGTCGGCGGCTTTGATCGGATTCGCCGGTGCGTTCGGCGCACTGGGCGGCGTGGGGATCAACTTGGCCCTGCGGCAGTCCTATTCGAGCACCGGCACCGAAACGTCGGCGTTCTGGATCTTCCTCGTGTGCTATATCGCCGCCGCGTTGCTGGCCTGGGCTCGCTACGTCAGGCAGGGGCCGCGCGCGCCGATACCGCGGTCGCGACCGCAAACCGCGGGCGAGGCGGTCGACACCGTGAGTGCGTCGGGCGGCCGGGCGGCACGGGAAACGGCGGCGACAGATGTTTGA
- a CDS encoding PE family protein, translating to MSFVLAAPEALVTAASELAGIGSTLGTANAAAAAPITGVAAAAADEVSAQVAAMFSEHGLGYQQLSARVTAFHEQFVQALSAGASTYAAAEANAAQTLVNAVSAPAATLLGQPLLGGGIAGALLAPAAATNAAVLPAANALVSLGDAIEGAYLTIEPWVQYGFNLAAWAAGYLPVIGFVAPQINFFYYLFEPIVQSALFNTIDFIDGTVSFTQGLSNFWTATTASINQFINTEINWVRGFLPPLPPIGVNAG from the coding sequence ATGTCGTTCGTGCTCGCGGCCCCGGAGGCGCTGGTAACCGCGGCTTCGGAGTTGGCCGGCATCGGTTCGACGCTCGGCACGGCCAACGCGGCCGCCGCGGCCCCGATCACCGGGGTGGCGGCGGCCGCCGCCGACGAGGTGTCGGCGCAGGTCGCGGCGATGTTTTCCGAGCATGGGCTGGGCTATCAGCAGCTGAGCGCGCGGGTGACGGCGTTTCACGAGCAGTTCGTGCAGGCGCTGAGCGCGGGGGCGTCCACGTATGCGGCGGCCGAGGCCAACGCCGCGCAGACCCTGGTCAATGCGGTGAGCGCGCCCGCCGCGACCCTGCTGGGCCAGCCGCTGCTCGGAGGCGGGATCGCCGGCGCCCTGCTTGCGCCGGCCGCCGCGACCAACGCCGCCGTGCTGCCCGCGGCCAACGCGTTGGTGTCGCTTGGCGACGCGATCGAGGGCGCCTACCTCACGATCGAGCCGTGGGTGCAGTACGGCTTCAACCTCGCCGCGTGGGCGGCGGGTTACCTGCCCGTGATCGGCTTTGTCGCGCCCCAGATCAACTTCTTCTACTACCTTTTCGAGCCCATCGTGCAGAGCGCGCTGTTCAACACGATCGACTTCATCGACGGGACGGTCAGTTTCACGCAGGGGCTGAGCAACTTCTGGACCGCCACCACGGCGTCGATCAACCAGTTCATCAACACCGAGATCAATTGGGTGCGCGGCTTCCTCCCGCCGTTGCCGCCGATCGGCGTGAACGCGGGCTAA
- the fdxA gene encoding ferredoxin, with protein MTYTIAEPCVDIKDKACIEECPVDCIYEGARMLYIHPDECVDCGACEPVCPVEAIYYEDDVPEQWSQYTQINADFFVELGSPGGAAKVGMTENDPQVVKDLPPQGEGD; from the coding sequence GTGACGTACACGATCGCCGAACCCTGCGTCGACATCAAGGACAAGGCATGCATCGAGGAATGCCCGGTCGACTGCATCTATGAGGGCGCTCGGATGCTGTACATCCACCCCGACGAATGCGTCGACTGTGGCGCCTGTGAACCGGTCTGCCCTGTCGAAGCGATCTACTACGAAGACGATGTGCCCGAACAATGGAGCCAGTACACGCAGATCAACGCGGACTTCTTCGTTGAGCTGGGCTCGCCGGGCGGTGCGGCCAAGGTCGGCATGACCGAGAACGACCCGCAAGTGGTCAAGGACCTGCCGCCGCAGGGCGAAGGCGACTGA
- a CDS encoding amino acid permease: MTTSAGKLHIPTSVGDIAKRIFLGKPLITEELSSEKLSNPVALGALSPDAISSTAYGPEQILIELLPHAGLAAFVLLLPVTGVILLILVLVAASYRQVVMAYSRAGGSYIVARENFGPRVAQVAAAALLIDYVVTVAVQSAAGTVAVVSAIPVLGPHSLQITVGVVLVVCYVNLRGLKEAGWQFALPTYFFVIMVGLTIVVGVARAMAGDLPVYHPAQMPGTVPVHQSNGLVMGATVLTLLRSFANGGSSLTGVEAISNTVDVFRKPQGRNARRVLTAMATILGLLLAGVAYLAYVTHATPYLTEYPSVLSQIGRAVFGQGPIGDVFYILVQASTAAILFTGANTSFNGFPALASFVAEDRFLPRQLTKRGHRLVFSNGIITLTALSVALLLATGGSVNALVPFYAIGVFTGFSMAGYGMTKHHLTHREPGWRRRLAINLSAGILSTIVVGIFAVAKFTEGAWLVVVVFPVLVFVLMRLNREYRAEAAILEMFRTDRPELVKYARHKVFVFVNSVDLAVIEALRYGRGLRADELVAVHFMVDDAHAKVLRNRWDHFDLDTPLRIVDCPDRRVTRAAQVLVAKARDERQNTNVTVLLPRRTYAPLLGRLLHDRTADKVARAVSLIPDAAATIVPYDVQSRIKEAYPEGFEQRIARELDKVEAWVSRSEEQEVEAYEHPERPPSVITVGGLIPGQRATFEGRVSEVQDVNERRRTVRQIVVGDNSGEITITFRAGHGGADIQPGQLLRIIGKPRQSGRKPMEMVDPAYHVIEDPAQVGELGKTKDRP, encoded by the coding sequence GTGACGACTTCGGCGGGCAAGCTGCACATCCCCACGTCGGTTGGGGACATCGCTAAGCGCATCTTTCTGGGAAAGCCGCTGATCACCGAGGAACTGAGTTCCGAGAAGCTCTCGAATCCCGTTGCGCTGGGCGCGCTTTCGCCGGACGCGATCTCGTCGACGGCCTATGGTCCCGAGCAGATCCTGATCGAACTGCTGCCGCACGCGGGGCTGGCGGCGTTCGTGTTGCTGCTCCCGGTCACCGGTGTCATCCTGCTGATCCTGGTGTTGGTGGCCGCGTCGTACCGGCAGGTCGTCATGGCCTACAGCCGGGCGGGCGGTTCGTACATCGTCGCGCGGGAGAATTTCGGGCCCCGGGTGGCGCAGGTCGCCGCCGCGGCGCTGTTGATCGACTACGTGGTCACCGTGGCGGTGCAGTCGGCGGCCGGCACGGTCGCGGTGGTGTCGGCCATCCCGGTGTTGGGGCCGCACAGCCTGCAAATCACCGTCGGCGTGGTGCTCGTCGTCTGCTACGTGAACCTGCGCGGATTAAAGGAAGCGGGATGGCAGTTCGCGTTGCCGACCTACTTCTTCGTCATCATGGTCGGCCTGACGATCGTGGTGGGCGTCGCGCGCGCCATGGCCGGCGATCTGCCCGTCTACCACCCCGCGCAAATGCCCGGAACCGTGCCCGTCCATCAGTCCAACGGCCTGGTGATGGGAGCGACCGTCCTGACATTGCTGCGTTCGTTCGCCAACGGCGGTTCGTCGCTGACGGGGGTCGAGGCCATCTCCAACACCGTCGACGTGTTTCGAAAACCGCAGGGCCGCAACGCGCGTCGGGTGCTGACCGCCATGGCGACCATCCTCGGGCTCCTGCTGGCCGGCGTCGCCTACCTCGCGTATGTCACCCACGCCACGCCATATCTCACCGAATATCCGTCAGTCCTGTCGCAGATCGGCCGCGCGGTGTTCGGTCAGGGCCCGATCGGCGACGTCTTCTACATCCTCGTGCAGGCGTCGACCGCGGCCATCCTGTTCACCGGCGCGAACACCAGCTTCAACGGATTCCCGGCGCTGGCGAGTTTCGTCGCCGAAGACCGCTTCCTGCCGCGGCAGCTGACGAAACGCGGCCACCGCCTGGTGTTCTCGAACGGCATCATCACGCTCACCGCGCTTTCGGTGGCATTGCTGCTGGCGACCGGCGGCTCGGTCAACGCGCTGGTCCCGTTCTACGCGATCGGCGTGTTCACCGGGTTCTCGATGGCCGGCTACGGAATGACCAAACACCATCTGACGCACCGGGAACCGGGCTGGCGCCGGCGCCTGGCGATCAACCTGTCGGCGGGGATCCTGTCGACGATCGTGGTGGGCATCTTCGCCGTCGCGAAGTTCACCGAGGGCGCCTGGCTCGTCGTCGTCGTGTTCCCGGTGCTGGTGTTCGTGCTGATGCGGCTCAACCGGGAATACCGCGCCGAGGCGGCCATTCTCGAGATGTTCCGCACCGATCGCCCCGAACTGGTGAAGTACGCGCGGCACAAGGTGTTCGTGTTCGTGAACTCGGTCGACCTCGCCGTGATCGAAGCGCTGCGCTACGGGCGGGGACTGCGGGCCGACGAACTGGTCGCGGTGCATTTCATGGTCGACGACGCGCACGCCAAGGTGCTGCGAAACCGTTGGGATCACTTCGATCTCGACACCCCGCTGCGGATCGTCGACTGCCCGGACCGCCGGGTCACCCGGGCGGCGCAGGTTCTGGTCGCCAAGGCGCGCGACGAGCGCCAGAACACCAACGTGACGGTGTTGCTGCCGCGTCGGACCTACGCGCCGCTGCTGGGACGCCTGCTGCATGACCGCACCGCCGACAAGGTGGCCCGGGCGGTCAGCCTGATCCCGGACGCCGCGGCGACGATCGTGCCCTACGACGTGCAATCCCGGATCAAGGAGGCGTACCCCGAAGGCTTCGAGCAACGAATCGCGCGCGAGCTCGACAAGGTCGAAGCGTGGGTCTCGCGCAGCGAGGAGCAGGAAGTCGAAGCCTATGAGCACCCCGAGCGGCCGCCATCGGTGATCACCGTTGGGGGCCTCATTCCCGGGCAGCGCGCCACCTTCGAGGGGCGGGTGAGCGAGGTCCAGGACGTCAACGAACGCCGGCGGACCGTCCGGCAGATCGTCGTCGGCGACAATAGCGGCGAAATCACCATCACGTTCCGAGCCGGCCACGGGGGCGCCGACATCCAGCCCGGGCAGCTGCTGCGGATCATCGGCAAGCCCAGGCAAAGCGGCAGAAAGCCCATGGAGATGGTCGACCCGGCGTACCACGTGATCGAGGACCCCGCGCAGGTGGGCGAACTCGGGAAAACCAAGGATCGGCCGTGA
- a CDS encoding inorganic diphosphatase, whose protein sequence is MEFDVTIEIPKGQRNKYQSDHNTGRIRLDRYLYTSMGYPEDYGFIENSLGDDGDPLDALVLLPEPVFPGVVLAARPVGIFQMVDEAGGDNKVLCVPAGDSRWDHITDVDDVPSFVLEPIKHFFVHYKDLEPGKFVKAADWGNRETAEAEVKRSFERFRANGH, encoded by the coding sequence ATGGAATTCGACGTAACCATTGAAATCCCCAAGGGACAGCGCAACAAATACCAGAGCGACCACAACACCGGCCGCATCCGACTCGACCGCTACCTGTACACCTCGATGGGATATCCCGAGGATTACGGCTTCATCGAAAACAGCCTCGGCGACGACGGCGACCCTCTTGACGCCCTCGTTCTGCTGCCCGAGCCGGTCTTTCCCGGTGTCGTGCTCGCCGCACGCCCGGTGGGCATCTTCCAGATGGTCGACGAGGCCGGCGGCGACAACAAGGTTCTGTGCGTGCCGGCCGGCGATTCGCGATGGGATCACATCACCGACGTCGACGACGTGCCGTCCTTTGTCTTGGAGCCCATCAAACACTTCTTCGTGCACTACAAGGACTTAGAGCCGGGCAAGTTCGTCAAGGCCGCCGACTGGGGCAATCGGGAAACGGCGGAAGCAGAAGTGAAGCGATCCTTCGAACGGTTTCGCGCCAACGGTCACTGA
- the dapC gene encoding succinyldiaminopimelate transaminase — translation MLDEPRAGRRLVSASLPEFPWDTLADAKALAGAHPDGIVDLSVGTPVDPVAPQIQEALAASAAASGYPATAGTARLRASAVAALGRRFGVTGLTEAAVLPVIGSKELIAWLPTLLGLGPADVVVVPELAYPTYDVGARLAGAQILRADSLTQLGPRAPALVYLNSPSNPTGRVLGVDHLRKVVRWARDRDVIVASDECYLGLGWDAEPLSVLHPSVCDEDHTGLLAIHSLSKSSSLAGYRAGFVAGDPALVAELLAVRKHAGMMVPTPVQAAMVAALDDDAHQRLQRERYERRRAALLPALRSAGFAVDHSEAGLYLWATRGEPCHDSVSALAALGILVAPGDFYGPGGARHVRVALTATDERIAAAVRRLA, via the coding sequence GTGCTCGATGAGCCCCGGGCGGGCCGGCGTCTCGTCTCGGCGTCCCTGCCGGAGTTCCCGTGGGACACCCTGGCCGACGCCAAAGCGCTGGCCGGGGCCCATCCCGACGGCATCGTCGACCTGTCCGTCGGCACCCCGGTCGATCCCGTCGCGCCGCAGATCCAGGAGGCGTTGGCGGCATCCGCTGCAGCGTCGGGATATCCCGCCACCGCCGGCACCGCGCGACTGCGCGCCTCGGCGGTGGCCGCGCTGGGCCGCCGTTTCGGGGTCACCGGGCTGACCGAGGCGGCCGTGCTGCCGGTGATCGGCAGCAAGGAACTCATCGCCTGGCTGCCGACCCTGCTGGGCCTGGGCCCGGCCGATGTCGTGGTGGTGCCGGAGCTGGCCTATCCGACGTACGACGTCGGCGCCCGGCTGGCCGGAGCGCAGATCCTGCGCGCGGATTCGCTGACCCAGCTGGGCCCGCGGGCCCCGGCGTTGGTGTACCTGAACTCGCCGAGCAATCCGACCGGGCGCGTGCTGGGCGTCGACCACCTGCGCAAGGTGGTCCGATGGGCCCGCGACCGGGACGTCATCGTGGCCTCCGACGAGTGCTACCTGGGGCTGGGCTGGGACGCCGAACCGTTATCGGTGCTGCACCCCTCGGTCTGCGACGAAGACCATACCGGGCTGCTCGCGATCCACTCGCTGTCGAAGAGCTCGTCGCTGGCCGGGTACCGGGCCGGCTTCGTCGCCGGGGATCCGGCCCTGGTCGCCGAGCTGTTGGCCGTGCGCAAGCACGCCGGGATGATGGTCCCGACGCCCGTGCAGGCCGCCATGGTGGCCGCCCTGGACGACGACGCCCACCAGCGGCTGCAGCGCGAACGGTACGAACGGCGGCGGGCCGCCCTGTTGCCGGCGCTGCGCTCGGCCGGCTTCGCCGTCGACCATTCCGAGGCGGGCCTGTACCTGTGGGCCACCCGCGGCGAGCCGTGCCACGACAGCGTCAGCGCGTTGGCCGCCCTTGGCATCCTGGTGGCGCCGGGCGATTTCTACGGCCCGGGCGGCGCCCGGCACGTGCGAGTGGCGCTCACCGCCACCGACGAGCGCATCGCCGCCGCCGTGCGACGGCTGGCCTAG